A window from Populus trichocarpa isolate Nisqually-1 chromosome 3, P.trichocarpa_v4.1, whole genome shotgun sequence encodes these proteins:
- the LOC18096926 gene encoding putative pentatricopeptide repeat-containing protein At5g37570: MTINHKYYKHSLSLNKFLKSKKNLSKTPPKLFPNDPTPQQITQTISNSSNAPTLDLNHPILQKLEQSCTNIKQFNQIHTQLTVLGLFQHPFAASRYIKKLCACLNSVSHCVSLYNHIEEPDAFMCNTIMRSFVNVNDPFGALRFYYEKMIAKWVLPNHYTFPLVAKVCADIGSLREGQKVHALVVKFGFELDLFVRNSFIRFYSVCGRTSDARMVFDNGFVLDLVSWNSMIDGYVKNGELGLAREIFDEMYERDIFTWNSMISGYVGVGDMEAARGLFDKMPSRDVVSWNCMIDGFARIKDVSMAAKFFDEMPLRNVVSWNVMLALYLRCKKYSDCLRFFDMMVGGDFVPDEASLVSVLTACAELKMLDQGKWVHSYMKDNGIKPDMLLSTALLTMYAKCGAMDLAREVFDKMPEKSVVSWNSMIIGYGIHGHGDKALEMFREMEKGGPMPNDATFMSVLSACSHSGMVWNGWWYFDLMHRKYRIQPKPEHYGCLVDLLGQAGLKEPSEDLTRKTHTEVEPTLWGDLLSACRAHCISEPGEILAKQLIKLFPNHVVPYLLLSNTYVAEGRWDDVENLRMTLKNKTLNSKMVFTSRRHSMLSEAAAQIKLSNIDSIRT; encoded by the coding sequence ATGACTATAAACCACAAATACTACAAACACTCCCTTTCTTTGAACAAATTCCTCAAATCCAAGAAAAACCTCTCTAAAACCCCTCCAAAACTCTTTCCTAATGACCCAACGCCCCAACAAATCACACAAACGATTAGCAACAGCTCAAATGCACCCACATTAGATCTTAATCACCCCATCTTGCAAAAACTGGAACAATCATGTACtaacatcaaacaattcaatCAAATCCACACCCAACTTACAGTCTTGGGCCTTTTCCAACACCCTTTCGCCGCGAGTCGTTACATCAAGAAGCTCTGTGCTTGTTTAAATTCAGTTTCTCATTGCGTTTCTCTGTATAATCACATTGAAGAACCTGATGCTTTTATGTGTAATACTATAATGAGAAGTTTTGTGAATGTGAATGATCCTTTTGGTGCTTTGagattttattatgaaaaaatgatTGCTAAGTGGGTTTTGCCTAATCATTACACATTTCCTCTTGTTGCTAAGGTTTGTGCTGATATTGGGTCTTTGAGAGAAGGTCAAAAGGTTCATGCTTTAGTAGTGAAATTTGGGTTTGAGTTGGATTTGTTTGTGAGGAATTCTTTTATACGTTTTTACTCTGTTTGTGGGAGGACTTCGGATGCGAGGATGGTGTTTGATAATGGGTTTGTGTTGGATTTGGTGAGTTGGAATTCGATGATTGATGGTTATGTGAAGAATGGAGAGTTGGGTCTTGCACGTGAGATCTTTGATGAAATGTATGAGAGAGATATTTTCACTTGGAATTCAATGATTTCTGGGTATGTGGGAGTCGGAGACATGGAGGCGGCTAGAGGATTGTTTGACAAAATGCCATCCAGAGATGTTGTGTCTTGGAATTGCATGATTGATGGGTTTGCAAGGATAAAAGATGTTTCAATGGCAGCTAAGTTTTTTGATGAGATGCCTTTGAGGAATGTGGTTTCTTGGAATGTTATGTTGGCTCTTTATCTAAGGTGCAAGAAGTATAGTGATTGCTTgagattttttgacatgatggTTGGAGGGGACTTTGTGCCTGATGAAGCATCTCTTGTAAGTGTCTTGACTGCATGTGCGGAACTGAAAATGCTTGATCAAGGAAAATGGGTTCATTCTTATATGAAGGATAATGGGATTAAGCCTGATATGCTACTCTCAACTGCTCTATTAACCATGTATGCAAAATGCGGGGCAATGGATTTGGCTAGAGAAGTGTTTGATAAGATGCCTGAAAAAAGTGTGGTGTCATGGAATTCTATGATCATTGGATACGGTATACATGGACATGGAGACAAAGCGCTAGAAATGTTCAGGGAGATGGAGAAGGGAGGTCCTATGCCAAATGATGCTACTTTTATGAGTGTTTTGTCTGCATGCTCACATTCAGGGATGGTTTGGAATGGTTGGTGGTACTTTGATCTAATGCATAGAAAATATAGGATTCAACCAAAGCCTGAGCACTATGGTTGTCTGGTTGATCTCCTTGGCCAGGCAGGTTTGAAAGAACCATCAGAAGATCTCACAAGGAAGACGCATACAGAGGTAGAGCCAACTTTATGGGGAGATCTTCTTTCAGCTTGTAGGGCCCACTGTATTTCAGAACCTGGAGAGATCCTGGCCAAGCAACTGATTAAGTTATTTCCAAATCATGTTGTTCcatatttgttattatcaaacaCATATGTCGCTGAAGGGAGGTGGGATGATGTAGAAAATTTGAGAATGACTCTGAAGAATAAGACTCTTAATTCAAAAATGGTTTTCACTTCAAGGAGGCACTCAATGTTGAGTGAGGCGGCTGCTCAGATCAAATTGTCTAATATAGATTCTATTAGGACCTGA